The genomic stretch ataaggagATGTGACCATTTTTTTCATAAATAACCGgataaatatagataatgatacGATATCTCAAATTAAATAATCGgataaatatagataatgatacAATATCCCAAATTAAGTATAGatgattattatatatttttcacaAAAGAAGTGAAAATTACTgttttaaaaataacatttaaaattagttacatacaaataaaataattatgtATAAATACTAGAAATATAACtaactaaaaatgaaaattttattgaGCTAAAAGGTTTATTGACTTATAATTTCATAAAATCATCAACTATATATTCTTAgtgatatatatatttaatatatttgacaccaaatatttcatttaattaattaaaacagaGCAAGAGCACGTGAACTTTAATTGACATCAAGATAACTCTTTGACTTGGATTGTTCAAAACATTTAAGACACTTAAAAACAATGGGTTGTCTTTGAGTTCGAAGAGGATCAACAAAACTCCTTTGACTTGAATTGTTCAAAAATAATAGACGCTTGAAAACAACTCATTTTGGCGTTGAAAATTATCCTAAAGACTTTCTAGAATTTTGAtgataatatttaaattattttttaaaaaaagaactgAGTAACGAACACAGAGTGTTTGATGATTAAACAAAATCCAGGACTTAATATAACTCATTTTTTCAGcacttttttaaattaaaaaacagTTATCAATACAGTTAGATCAAAATTCATTGTTAATAtaaagtattttatttatttattgtatcaaattaaaaaataaataaaaatttattttaaaaaagttttgaCTTTTTTGAATATGTAAAAGGAGTAGGTATTAGGCAAGcaataaaaaaaagattttgaacATAAATTTTCATTATCCATTTATCATCTTTAAATATGATATTGATGTCAACATCTCAACCTCCTCAATTATTAATAggataatttttctaaaaaatgctTATAAAATAACTCAAAATTTTCATTTTGATATTAAAGAGCCTCTAGCTAACCCACTAAAATACATATGCCATCTTTCTAGATCATTATTTGGATTTTGGATGGCCCACTCTTtatattaaaacaaaaaaaaaactaaaagaaattttgATATAAATGAAAACTTAGAGGTATTTTTAAAAGACCAACAATTGGATACATCTACTACTAAGAACAATAACACTACACAATCAACTATAAAACAGAGTTGCATAATCAATAAAAACACTACATATCGTATAcgtttgtgttttttttctttttttggccattctttttttaaggaaaaaaatgtttaatttagTCCCATGAAGCTTCCTCGAAGTTGCAAATTTTGAATTACAAATCCTTGTCAATCTTTCATTTTCCAAGAAAGAGGCTAGGAATTGGTCGATGTAAACATCCAGGACAGCCTCAAAACATTAATACTACATTCTACAAAAGTGCACTATGGTAGCCTCCAGGAACTCTTACCCCCTGGGGATAGCCGAGTTAATACTAGGATAGAACTTGCTCTCATAGAGGCATGGTTCAATTTCCAACATATGCAAATACCATTTCGGATTATTCCGTGTCCTCTGTCTAGGAAGATTGCTCGACCAATGCTGAATAAACTTGTGTGATTTTTCCCCTTTCGGAGTGTATGGGGCCGTCCTGGAGAAACTGCGAAGGTGACAACTTCACCTTTTGGCACCAAAGAATTTGTGAACTCTTATTTATTTAACAATAGAGAGATTGAACAATGCAAGCAAAATTAATCATCACTAGTATCTGCACAAAGACTTGGAACAAGTCAGCTGATTCTCTTAAGTCAGAATTGTGAGTTGGCTGCTTCTCTTATGCTTGCTCTTTGCGTTTTTGAATGCAGTTGGCAGGATACGCTACAATGTTTCTCACATGGTGCTGAATGGAATGATGAAGATTGAAAACCAACGAAAATTCTTTTAAGCAGTTGGATCATTTAGCTACTTCATCGAGCTTGTGAAGAAAtccttcattttcttccttttGAAAGATAGAAGCATCGAAACTTAGATGATTTGAGGAAGCAGCCTCAAACTTAGTCCAGAGCTCTCTCTTGAGTGTGGTTTCGCCAAGCAGTTTCTCTTTTTGGGTACTCTCCAAATTGAAAGGAGTGGAAAATGAGAGTGAAACGTTGGGAGTTGTTGGAAGCGATTTTTCATCTGATGTTTCCAGCAGTTTACAAGTCTTTAGGGGTGATAAGAACCAATCAAGTGTCTCACAAACTTCCTTTCTTCTGTTAGCAAACCCAGGAAGAATCTGCCCGCCAAATAGATTTAGGTTATTGGTAATGGATCTGTTGGAATGTTCATCATCCAAGTCAACAAATAGCTCAGCAACATTGTTATTCTCAGGAAGCTCAGAAATCTCCACATCCGGATGTGTCTCGATGATTGGATTAAGAAACCCAGAGCTCCTTGGTAAGCATGGAGTTGAAAGTTGAAGATCACTTGTTTCTCCGAAAGAGCAAGGCTCTGATAAGACAATTGGTGCTGGCTTTTCTTCCACTCTAGCGAGATAATGTTGAGCAGTAGTAGGGCTAAATGATGATGGAGGTAACTCATGAGGCTTTGGATGGGCTCTATCGAAGAATATCTTGAGCGCAGATTTGGATTGCCCTGGGCACTTTGAGGAGCATGTTCTGTTTTTGGGTAGTGGTGTGAGCAAAAATAGTTGTTTTCCGCAATCGACCATACAGGTGCCCGCCCGCCAAGAGACTAGCGGTGAAGGTGAAACTGCAAGTTCAAGTTCAGGATCTGGTTTAGGTTGATTTCTTTCGATTTTGACAGCATCTTCATCTTCCATGTCACCAGAAACAGATTTAGTTTCTTTAGATTGAATTAACTGATTTTGAGTAGCTGCTGGAGCAGTGTCAAGGGATTGTTGTAGTTTTGAGAGCCATGGCTGAATAagatttaaaaaaacaaaaccatACGTTATGATTCAAGAATGGCTCCTCCTCAATCCAATTTTAAAAATGTAGCGGGCATTATCAAAATgatagttttctacaaaacaaAACACCAACGAATGTAATACCAGAGATGCTTAATAGCTTAAAAAAATCAGTTACCTTCAAAGATGCATGCATATCTGATAACACACTCCGCAAGGAATCAATATCTTGGTTTGCCTTGATGCCTTTTCCTTTATTCTCAATGGCTCGAGCAATTATTTCATCAATCTGCAAAAGAGCTAAAAAGTTAGTTAAAAGATTAGAAGCTAAAAAGTCGGTATAGAAGCTACAAACTTTCAAGTGTTAATATATCAAATATTACATCAACAAACAGCAGCAACCATTATCTGTCCTATCATCATCGTAATGATAATCCATTCAATACAATATAGAACAAATAAATCCATTACAACAATTGAAAAACATTGTTCCTATCGTTATCAAATTATCAACTTTACTTCCAAAAGCGTGCATGTGCAATTAACAAACCAAATTGAGACAAATTTAGTTTTCATAAATGGCTTAAAGTTCGTCGCTTCCTAAAAGTTTCCCTTGCTGGGAGAAAGCTGTATTCTttatcagacaaaatacactaaGAACCCCCATAGAAGTATGACACAGAAGAGGGGGAAAACGCTAATTTTATTCCGAGACGGTGATAAATCTAGGGTTAACAGAGGCGAACCTGGGCAACGACACTGGCTAGATCGGAGCGCACAAGGAGGAGGCGATCGACGCCACAGTCGTGCTCGTTCACTTCCTCGGACTTGTTGCTCTTCTTGCGTGACCGGAGGGTGTTGCGCCCGCAGTTCGATATGTCCCCGAGAGGTTTCCTCGCCGCCGATTTCCCGCGAATGCTCTTCATCGTCCCTCGTACCTCGGCCTTCTCCTTCCCAGCGAGTCGATCGAATCTAAGGGATGGGAATCTAGGGTTTCTTTCTCGGTGAACGACGACGAAGACCGACGAACAAGAACTCGCGAGACTTCCCAACGGATCTattctaagtttgaaaaaatgGGATATTTGTAGATTTTTAATAGCCTTTTTAAACTGAGCATATTGGGCTGAACTGGGCCGGcccaatataaaataaattaatattaatacaCGTAGTTTACTAATATTCCTTATTTAATGCACGATTTGGATTATTAATATGGTATTGCATAGGATTTTATTTCTTGAATAATCCAAATTGATTACCGATGCCATAAAAACTTCTCTGAAAGtttaattcaaataaattaacataatttaatgttatatttaattttcctaaaATTGTGAAAGCCAATTTCAGACTTTCTAAAAGTGAAAATTTTGGTTACAAAAAATAGATAgctaataaaaatatttgttttttataacaaaaaaaaatatctctGAGTAATTAGTAAATGAGAAAATAGTTTCTTTTGCTTATTATTTGAatcataatattttataaaactGGGGACCTTtataaattgttttaaaaaaaaaaagaaaataagaaagtttaaaaaataaaaaaaaaatgaaaactgaATGTTACTGCCCAGGATCGAACTGGGGACCTTTAGTGTGTAAGACTAACGTGATAACCACTACACCACAGTAACTGAGTGTTAATGTTTCAGGTTTCAAATTATTTAACAATATTATAACCACTACACTTTCTAAAATTGTAAATTTTGGTTAAAAAATAGATCGCCAAGAAAAATATTCcttgtattaaaaaaatatatttctggATAATTAATAAATGAGCAAATAGTTTCTTTGGCTTTTTATTTGAatcataatattttaaaaattaggaaggaggtttcttttataaattgtttaaaataaaagaaaataagaaagtttcaAACAAAAACTAATGTTACTGCCCAGGATCGAACTGGGGACCTTTAGTGTGTAAGACTAACGTGATAACCACTACACCACAGTAACTACGTTTTACTTCTTCTGGTTTTTATATATTTaacaatattataatatattattataaaagaatatattttaaaaattattaaaatatcatcTCGCTCATATTTAtaacttattaaaaaatatatttgatcagAGCGTATTAATTAACTTAGGAaatcttaattataaattttaattaaatttatctgATTGGATTGGAAGGTATTAATATGTGCATTAAAAAACAACAATATGCCATGCGTTGTGATTGTGATGCTTGAATATTAAATGATCTACAGTTAGTTAGTatatgtttgtttgtttttttttcttgggcTTATTGTAGGTAGAAGGATGATTCAGATTATGTAAAGAGGGATAAATTATGATGTCAACTTATAGCTAAATGTTAGTTATAACTAAAGCACATGAGTAAAAATTGAGGATTGCAAAGATATATTAAGGTGGATGTATGAATATATGAAGAtagataaaataatatattagagCATTAAAAAGAAAGTTAAGAGTTGCAACTATTGGGTGAAAACTCCTAGAGTTGCGTTTAAGATGATacaaacatgtacttagacgatcaataaatatTTCAGTTATGAgatatgaaactatgacaaacactcacatcaaacaaggaagaggaagacaaaatttttttttattaataataaaataagataaaatttatttaagtatagatgataatatagtaggggatagaattattgtaaaaaaaaaaattgattagtaataataaagtaagataaaatttatttaagtatagataatgatatacTAGGAGATAAAGCTATAAAATCATCTATATAATCGAGCTCATATACTAAGATAAGATTTGATTATTGTTATATACAATTCACACGGTTAAGCTGTGAGTTGCCCTTCATAATGTATAATATAGATACAAATGTATTATGCATTACTAATTGGGCACATGAAGGTCATTTTTTTTGTGAATTTCATTTTATGATTTTTTCTATAATCATATCCAATTCTTCGAATCGATTAATTTTGAAAGCGACCAGTCGActctatgaaatttttttatcgGCCATCAGAATAAATTAAAAAGCGCTCACGATTCGACATTCAATGGTCAATGTTCTTAGATCTGTCATCTCACTGGAGAACTTGTATTATGCtgtagttgaaaattaaattttaaatatctaattaaccattggaatggttgaaaattaaattttagatatctAGTTAACCATTGAATGTTTTACAGCTTCATAGCTCGGGGCGAatttcataacataacatgatgaaACTAAGTAAGATTCCATACCACCTCAAGTGTGATAATTCATCAATCTACAGCAGGATTGCCATCTAGTGCTTTCACACCGTATGCCATGGCTTTGTACTCTAGATGGATCAACTGGATTATGGGtgaaaaaaatatatctattaccTTAATGGCCTCTAGTATTCGCTCCATatatatggagggaggtaaatatagATACACAGACGTTAGGCGTATGGTGGGATAAACTCAGATCGTCAGTTTCTAaaaatcgacccctgaccattatgcCAGAAATGTCATGCGTCCACCGTTTCTATTACACCCTGGGGGCAGgataatgttggtgcaacatccctcaggtcaaggttgacctggttgaccaagctgagtcttggtttgagtttagatgtttgacaataagaaattatttgaagaagagtcaagtaggtcaaggttgaccggatacttgattgggaagtcctaactgggatgttaggtagaatggaagtcctggtgagtgaagccaggcagaaggaaagtcctagtgagtgaagctaggcagattgaaaaccctagtgagtgaagctaggtgaaagtcctggtgagtgaagccaggtgaaagccctagtgagtgaagctaggtgaaagtcctggtgagtgaagccaggcaagggaaaatccagatagatcaaggatgatcggacatctggtgttgggaagttcaagtaggtcaaaggattgactggatacttggcacgaggaaatacagataggtcaaagggattgaccagacatctggtggaagtccaagtaggtcaagggagtgaccagatacttggcatgaatagaaaagtccaagtgggtcaaagggattgaccagacacttggtgggaagtcctagcaggtcaaaggagtgaccagatgctagacatgatgtaccaacaagtcaaggttgaccggatgttggtttgagaggcttaggacttggttttgggcaaaaaccaagtactggatcgatcagtggatcgatccaggcctttcccagcgaacagaaagcctctggatcgatcagtggatcgatccagatgtcccaatcgatcagtgaatcgattgggacgctgctgcttcacacgataagcgctggatcaatccgtggatcgatccaggcgtttttccagagcacagaggcgctctggatcgatccgtggatcgatccaaagcctccccgattgattgggaacattcggatcgatcgggatccgaccgttggcgtcgataaaggctgcaggcgcacgattccttcggaatctcttcaccgatttactccagatactctccagcacatccatagctctctccaagctccagatcgccagttcttgaagattcttggaggcttttcaagtcaagaggcggatctattgcaagaggaagaagttagggttagggtttttattgcacatcttgtaagcttttgcttatcttgtatttccctttcttcttcttgtattgagagtgttgtagggcttctccgcctttagtagttaccataaaggagtgttattcatagtggagggtgtgtgcattggtgtggatctttggattagtcacctcttgtgaggtggataccaagtaaaccaaccgtgttagcgttgtgtgagtgtttctttgtatttccgctgcacatcttcgaaggaacaagcaacgccgaccaccgagcgaaagagacgagctattcacccccccccccctctagctacttttggtcctaacaagtggtatcagagcgaggccgctcttcaccggaatcatcgccggaagggtcaagcataacaagaacagctagagggtgaagaagttgaagcaaattcataaaaagtcaaagatttcaagaagctcaacttcaagatgcaattccaagatggacttggatttgacacaagggtggctccaccgtacacttccacgagcttcgattcttggaaatcaagaatcgaaaactttcttatgatggagatagagcaatggtttgctctaatggaacgatttgaagctccaaaaaactccaagggcaagcttctcaagaaaagcaaatggagctcggagcaaattcaaaggtgcaaggcaaatgacaaagtgaccaagcttttggtcaatttattgccaagcaccatcctttgcaaaattggagaatttgaagatgcaaaggaattatggagcaaattggccaagcttcatgaagagatcccctccactgtacaagagcaagaagtatccagagaggatgactctttggagcaagaccaagaggaggactccgaggttgagagatgctcaacctccgaagaagaggaaatccaagaagcttcatcctcaagggaatgcaacgaagggaacaaggagggagcatactccttgtttcatattcaagatgatgaagcctccacttctaggattgagggggagcaatccttggtgacgccggatcaagaagaaggagaagcttctacatccgggtcaagagacgaagaggaggaagaagattctacctccacaagtcaagaaaaatcaaatggaggagaatcaaggtccgatcaagaggaagcttctacctccggatccaaaggaaaagatgccacccctacaagcaaaggtataaatatttcaattaataataaaaatcatattatatgctttgagtgtagggaacatgggcactacaagagcaagtgccctaaattggccaagaagaagggccaagtggcacaaaagggcaaggtgaagcccaaggagatcatccccaacacaaagaaaagaaaggagcatattatatgcttctcttgcaatcaaaaggggcattaccgaagtcaatgccccaaggggaagaagatggtcaaggctcaaggaggcattagtcaagggggagcctccaaggtaaagaagaatgtaacatttattgagcctacccctttacattatggtaaaaagcatgataattctaatttttatcattttaatgcaatttaccataagaatagaaagcatgagggctttaaggaaaagcatgtggccctacatgccaaaactatccaacctaaggttaggaaggtagatagacacttgggcgggaacactaaggaaaatagatacatgcccaagaacaaaaatgctcatggaccaaaacctaaggatttaatgatagaaaatcaagtcttgagatcaagacttgataaaatggaaaagaccctaaaaaggatggaaaatatcctgaaagggcaaaatgagcataacctaggtttaggggtacaaaagtcatccaatggccatagaggtttgggatacaaacccaaagctagaaaggttgtgcctagttatcatagggttccatatagctatggaacaaaccctaagtctagaggtcaagtcaaagatacaagggaagatatccctagaagtatctttgcaaccaaagtgactaagacttctaagaagtctaagaaagtcactaacaaagtcacaagggaggctatccctagagttgatctagaaaatgtgaccaaggcttctaagaagcccaacaaggtcactaggaaggtatctagggaagttatccctagtgagtacctagagcatccaaggagcaccaataggtgttgggttcctaggagcattttctctaccccataaatgggttagagagtgtcaactccgattagaagggtagttaacccaactttgaggaaattgacactcaaggagcattttcaaggttttgttaacctttgaaaatgaaatggaattattatttactccttgaaagagtaaaatgtgtctaatggtggaagaattgattttaatcttaaatggcacatattgagaaattcataagaactaccaagttgggattttggtatgttcttaggaaatttaaggcgatccggaccttaatttaaaggtgctactcttgtggaaaaatgaaatatgccaacatttgaggatatgcttattttcaattggcatgcattaatcaagggaattagaaatgccaatttagcctttggcattttcttgaagcactttagggcaatctaggtttaagttgtaagtttagctaagattttaaggatacttagatagttaatctaggtataatttttttatgctaaatcttgccatgattgtttgcccatcatatgctatgacatcatgtctatttttgcattcatgttttattatgcaaaatccaaaaataccatgtcatgacatttatacatcatgtagttataggaatctttcttttgaaagttattttattttgatgtatgccataacattatcatgcattagtttaattccttgtaattaaggacaaatggcatttaacaacacttattaacaagtgacatcctaggtggatgtctaatatctttaaaatgcctagatagatatgcatgatccctagattagggcaaaaccaaaatctacatctcacaaagactataaggtgacttgtatgtgctttagtgcacattagatacaagtgagatgttaggatgatgaacaaagctcaagatgttgatttagtgcattcttttgagtttttaggttcatcaaaacacatagttatgtgttttcccatcattgggaaagctaatgtacaagtcatgtgcattatgcccaaggaacatgatgggatattagttttgaaaatgtttttaaaaatgcttttggaaaaccatggtgaaggctatcttttgatagtaatcaccattgaatagttagacacaaacttgaagaaaacgctaaagttttagcaagttttcaagcttgtgtcaatctttgaaaatatgatgtattttcatagaaaactatttttccatgattaagtatgccctaaataatgtctacacgaaattttatgatttttggatttttgtagaattttctaggggtttctgaagttgactgaaatggaatttcagcaactatcagagcttcgatcgatccatggatcgattggagtgcctgaatcgatccgtggatcgattcagaaggcaagtctcccgcgagcagaagctcgctggatcgatcagccgatcgatccaggtagtctgaatcgatcagtggatcgattcagaaaggttcaatcgattggaacccaactccaatcgatccaagttgctgattttggctgggaaggcctgatttcagcatctttgaacctctttgagtctaggtaaccattccaaacccccaaaatacatttgtatacatataaagggtgttttcatgtgaaaacaaggatggattgattaaggaaggcttcattgaagtttaggttgaggtttgtttcaaattttgagtatttgaacctcaaaacttctaaatttgggtttcctaaaggtttagggattccaagtcattgttggtgcaatgacagaagttaccaccatgtctttagggggagagactctttaaagacatgaaaaatttatttttcatgaaccttggaaggtggttaaccttctttaaagaaaatgctcatgtatgagtttttgaacttgaaatggggagtggatatcctcattatttcaagtgggaactcaagtggttagaaaatgctcaaggttgggtacttgtctacattgagggagaagttaaggataaatgaagggtacgggaccttcattatcgtgttgatcacaacgagcgatgttgtgaacaacgttgagcaactcttcagggggtgaatcgtcaacaaatggatttgttgatgtgtacccaaaattggggcatgggttgatgtgtgcccaaagatgggttgatgtgtgccaatagggggagaatgaaaggacctgtgattgggtgtaagttaggctttcattacctagagggagtgtgccctcttagggggagaatgaagagcttaatttatgtgttcattacctagtggcatgaagattgaggctataggattagcctaacttacatgtgatattgtaagtgttattgtggtattgtcaaacatcaaaaaggggagattgttggtgcaacatccctcaggtcaaggttgacctggttgaccaagatgagtcttggtttgagtttagatgtttgacaataagaaattgtttgaagaagagtcaagtaggtcaaggttgacctgatacttgattgggaagtcctaactgggatgttaggtagaatggaagtcctggtgagtgaagccaggcagaaggaaagtcctagtgagtgaagctaggcagattgaaaaccctagtgagtgaagctaggtgaaagtcctggtgagtgaagccaggtgaaagccctagtgagtgaagctaggtgaaagtcctggtgagtgaagccaggcaagggaaaatccagatggatcaaggatgatcggacatctggtgttgggaagtccaagtaggtcaaaggattgactggatacttggcacgaggaaatctgatggaagtccaagtaggtcaagggagtgaccagataggTGAAGGGTGaccgatacttggcatgaatagaaaagtccaagtgggtcaaagggattgaccagacacttggtgggaagtcctagcaggtcaaaggagtgaccagatgctaggcatgatgtaccaacaggtcaaggttgaccggatgttggtttgagaggcttaggacttggttttgggcaaaaaccaagtactggatcgatcagtggatcgatccaggcctttcccagcgaacagaaagcctctggatcgatcagtggatcgatccagatgtcccaatcgatcagtgaatcgattgggacgctgctgcttcgcgcgataagcgctggatcgatccgtggatcaatccaggcatttttccagagcacaaaggcgctctggatcgatccgtggatcgatccaaagcctccccgattgattgggaacattcggatcgatcgggatccgaccgttggcgtcgataaaggccgcaggcgcacgattccttcggaatctcttcaccgatttactccagatactctccagcacatccatagctctctccaagctccagatcgccagttcttgaagattcttggaggcttttcaagtcaagaggcggatctattgcaagaggaagaagttaaggttagggtttttattgcacatcttgtaagcttttgc from Zingiber officinale cultivar Zhangliang chromosome 5B, Zo_v1.1, whole genome shotgun sequence encodes the following:
- the LOC121987189 gene encoding uncharacterized protein LOC121987189, producing MKSIRGKSAARKPLGDISNCGRNTLRSRKKSNKSEEVNEHDCGVDRLLLVRSDLASVVAQIDEIIARAIENKGKGIKANQDIDSLRSVLSDMHASLKPWLSKLQQSLDTAPAATQNQLIQSKETKSVSGDMEDEDAVKIERNQPKPDPELELAVSPSPLVSWRAGTCMVDCGKQLFLLTPLPKNRTCSSKCPGQSKSALKIFFDRAHPKPHELPPSSFSPTTAQHYLARVEEKPAPIVLSEPCSFGETSDLQLSTPCLPRSSGFLNPIIETHPDVEISELPENNNVAELFVDLDDEHSNRSITNNLNLFGGQILPGFANRRKEVCETLDWFLSPLKTCKLLETSDEKSLPTTPNVSLSFSTPFNLESTQKEKLLGETTLKRELWTKFEAASSNHLSFDASIFQKEENEGFLHKLDEVAK